TTCCCTCCTATATGAAACATAGGCAGTTCATTCAGGCTCCCCCTGATTTTTTCAGTGAAGAAAGATTCAGTGAAGATGCAGAAGTATCCTGTTGTATCGTCAGAAAGCGCCTGAACAGTATAAGGAACATTCGGGTTGAAAAATATTAGCGTAGTACCTTTAATGATTATACTTTTATCCGCGTAGTGGTACAAATACTCTCCGCGTACAAGGCTGACTTTATAAAAATCTCTGCGGCTGTAGGTAACAGGTGCATTACTGGGTTTGTGGAAATCTTCTATTCGGAAAACATTAAAATGACCTACGCTGTTTTGCAGAGTCTGTGGAACACTATTAAACTTTGTCTGATAAAAATGTTCTAATGTTTGTGTCTTATCCATGATATGAATTTAAGCAAATAATAAACAAATATAGCGGGATAATGGTTTAGAGAAATTGCGCTAATCAAACTGTTAATTGCAAAATTCAAACAATTAGAGTGGGATTTTATTAAGATTTTAAGATGCAGGATAAGTTGAATTGCAAAAACACGAGGTCTTCCGGGGGGGTATCATCTTTTAAAAGAAAAAAAATGGGTTTTTATACGGTTAAAAGCATTTTTTATAATTCATAATGAGGTTGTTAAACAATTAGCTCAGGTTATTGTTTGCAGAAATGGTGCTTTTTTGTACTTTTGTGACGGAGAGTTGTCAGAGTGGTCGATTGAGGCAGTCTTGAAAACTGTTGATCTGTCAAAGGATCCGCGGGTTCGAATCCCCCACTCTCCGCCAGGCAAAAATGCTACCCCAAAGGGGTGGCATTTTTTGTTTTAAATCGGCCTGAGCTCTTCAGCTCACAGGCCAGATTTAAAACAAAAAATTGCCAGGAGCGCAGCGACAGCATTTTTGCCTGAAGCCTCCCCCAAAAGGGATCAGCGAGAGTAACGAGCTAATCCCCACTGAAGGATTAGTTAAATTACGGTAAGCTTTATTGAAAAATCTACTCTAATATTACACCTTGATATTTTTATTAACAATTTTCAATTTCTTTTCTTAGATCATTAGCAATATTTGTCCATACTGTTTGCTCAGACAGAATTAGTTTACAATCACATTCATTTTTAACAACTTCAATTATATGCCTGTACCAGTCAAAATATGTCCATCCTCTTGGTTCTGGTGAATAAAGAAAAAGTCCCTTATCATCCCAATGCACTTCTGTCGCTGTCCTGTAGATAAGAACAAAACGCTCTGTGACAGGCTTGATATATAGTCTTTTTTTGTCATCAATCCCCAATTCTAATATCTGATCATCTATCATTATTTCTGTATAGTTCTTCAAGTAAAGAATCGGTTAGTTTTCTCTCTTTTATATCTGACCATGAGTTGTTTGTTTCAGGGAAGCCATTTCTGCAATATCCCGCATGATTCTGAAAGTCAAACACAGCATGGTAATAGTCATTTATGGAAAGAAAAGCTTTTGATAATTTTTCGTTCCATAATATTTTAACTGTCGATGGTTTATGCCTATCAGTTACATTGGCAACATTGTAAATATGAAGTCCGTCCAAAACTTTCAAACCGTTATTACTTCTATCAACTGCATAAAAATAGCCTGTTTCACAATTATCTTCAAATACAACAGCATTATCATTTTCCACAGTACTTTCAATAAAAGTATCTTGACCGACATGAAATGTCTGCTTTTCGTAAATTACTAGTAATGTCTTGTCCATCATAAATTAGCGATTAACCCTCTTTGGCGTCTTAAAATTATACAGTCAATCCAAGTTGATATTTCCGTTCATAA
This portion of the Pedobacter lusitanus genome encodes:
- a CDS encoding DUF2251 domain-containing protein yields the protein MMDKTLLVIYEKQTFHVGQDTFIESTVENDNAVVFEDNCETGYFYAVDRSNNGLKVLDGLHIYNVANVTDRHKPSTVKILWNEKLSKAFLSINDYYHAVFDFQNHAGYCRNGFPETNNSWSDIKERKLTDSLLEELYRNNDR